One window of the Desulfomonilia bacterium genome contains the following:
- a CDS encoding DUF169 domain-containing protein, with product MANLINPGELKEFAEALSLREMPFAVFSSDVVPEGALTPKNSRCVIGVLRLARKKRLPAVSMNHDSLCPGGRVYMNLEGAVSDFIPAFVSTGMEGVFEGERYCKSPDIVRQYLELVALKADPLPYRVFKPLDMLDESDSPEVVVFFETPDVLSGLFTLVQFETGESNSIIAPFGAGCAGVYTWVKRNLEEGRERAVIAGFDPSARPFMAPDELTFSIPYSVFKRLMACYRDSFLFTHSWQTIKKRIQKGLAD from the coding sequence ATGGCAAACCTTATAAATCCAGGGGAATTAAAGGAATTCGCCGAGGCCCTGTCTCTTAGGGAAATGCCGTTTGCAGTGTTCAGTTCGGATGTTGTTCCCGAAGGGGCGCTTACCCCGAAAAACTCAAGGTGCGTTATAGGAGTACTCAGACTTGCAAGAAAAAAGAGATTACCCGCGGTATCCATGAATCATGACAGTCTGTGCCCTGGCGGCAGGGTTTATATGAACCTCGAAGGCGCTGTCAGCGATTTCATACCCGCATTTGTTTCAACCGGCATGGAAGGCGTATTCGAGGGAGAACGCTACTGCAAGTCCCCGGATATTGTGAGGCAATATCTCGAACTGGTTGCGCTAAAAGCCGATCCCCTGCCTTATAGGGTATTCAAGCCCCTTGACATGCTCGATGAAAGCGATTCACCCGAGGTTGTGGTCTTCTTTGAAACGCCGGATGTCCTTTCAGGACTTTTCACGCTGGTGCAGTTTGAGACAGGCGAAAGCAACAGCATTATCGCGCCGTTCGGGGCAGGTTGTGCGGGCGTGTATACATGGGTGAAACGCAATCTCGAGGAAGGTAGAGAACGCGCGGTCATAGCAGGTTTTGACCCGTCGGCGAGGCCCTTCATGGCGCCCGATGAACTTACGTTTTCAATTCCATATTCCGTGTTCAAAAGGCTTATGGCCTGCTACCGTGACAGCTTCCTCTTCACCCACAGCTGGCAGACGATAAAGAAGAGGATTCAGAAGGGTTTGGCAGACTGA
- a CDS encoding cold-shock protein: MAQGTVKWFNEKKGFGFITQDDGTDVFVHFSSLKQDGFKTLQEGDKVKYDVVQGQKGPQASNVVKV, encoded by the coding sequence ATGGCGCAGGGAACAGTGAAATGGTTTAATGAGAAAAAGGGTTTTGGGTTTATAACACAGGATGATGGAACGGATGTATTTGTTCATTTCTCATCACTCAAACAGGATGGTTTCAAAACGCTCCAGGAAGGTGACAAGGTCAAGTATGATGTGGTCCAGGGGCAGAAAGGCCCCCAGGCTTCGAACGTCGTCAAAGTCTGA
- a CDS encoding SpoIIE family protein phosphatase, translated as MNNITKSLTTKLVIQISSTVLIIYSIVFAYNYFESRKQISAYAEMHCREVADSTANLIISTMHDAEKAGMDSIPVLLQKINDKALITTLIEMIVRQNQQLEGALLITGDPDRADTLSEIHFHRTPRGIKMASVDALEKDSIYLKLYETSKKSLNPFWSRPVIEPELSYPMVVFTIPILDIHDENNEFKGAFLIKVSLLNIAETISTVKVFNTGYCFIISGDGTLIAHPFVDKIGRETIFQLAKEYNNPSVANIGTQMISGETGFSVFKSIILKESSFIYYIPITEYNWSLAVLCAESDMFSGMDELSRRLIALSLGGLLILLIFVAFISGRITRPLRSLAVAARAIGKGNLDYDIPRTNIKDEVGVLTNVFSDMLESLKKYIVKLTETTSAKERIENELQIAHDVQMSILPMLDSIPKSSEFDLFALMSPAREVGGDMYDFFMSDENSLWLIIGDVSGKGIPAAFYMALTKTMLHMSSLSNSTPGEVLTTVNNEICRNNPYSMFITIFIARLNLRTGVLLYSNAGHNPPVIIHKNGGLSFMDERIGPACGMSPGIKYGTRRTRFSKEATLFMFTDGVTESINGSGCLFTDEKLNEVLLSAADMSPREIISRTMQTIEAFAKDMPQNDDITLLALKYHGMRSETSHIKNAHIYVENKPDNIDRIHAFITDFSNSCGIKESIINDLNLIFEELFINICNYAYSDGRTHHVYLSLSFDGAEITFSIEDDGIRFDPLAYIPQPYSASIEDIKIGGQGIRLVVSLSDSISYEYKDGKNIITGKKII; from the coding sequence TTGAATAATATTACAAAAAGCCTTACCACCAAGCTGGTAATACAGATCTCCAGTACGGTTCTTATTATTTATTCAATCGTGTTCGCATATAATTATTTTGAATCCAGGAAACAGATTTCCGCTTACGCTGAAATGCATTGCAGGGAGGTCGCAGACAGTACGGCAAACCTCATCATATCGACCATGCATGATGCAGAAAAGGCCGGTATGGATTCGATACCGGTTTTGCTGCAGAAAATAAACGATAAGGCGCTCATAACAACTCTGATTGAAATGATCGTCAGGCAGAATCAGCAGCTTGAAGGCGCACTTCTTATTACTGGTGATCCAGACAGAGCCGATACGCTTTCAGAAATACACTTTCACAGAACTCCACGTGGCATTAAAATGGCATCCGTTGATGCGCTTGAAAAAGACTCCATTTATTTAAAACTGTATGAGACCTCAAAAAAATCACTAAATCCTTTCTGGAGCAGGCCCGTTATAGAGCCCGAACTCAGTTATCCCATGGTGGTTTTTACGATACCGATATTGGATATACATGATGAAAATAATGAGTTCAAAGGCGCATTTCTTATCAAGGTTTCACTCCTGAACATTGCCGAAACCATATCAACAGTCAAAGTGTTCAACACAGGGTACTGTTTCATCATATCAGGCGACGGCACATTAATAGCCCATCCGTTTGTCGACAAAATCGGACGCGAAACCATTTTCCAGCTTGCAAAGGAATATAACAACCCGTCGGTTGCAAATATAGGGACACAAATGATCAGTGGTGAAACAGGATTTTCAGTATTCAAAAGCATCATTTTGAAAGAAAGCAGTTTTATATATTATATCCCAATCACAGAATATAACTGGTCACTGGCCGTTCTCTGCGCCGAATCCGACATGTTCAGCGGCATGGATGAGCTTTCGAGACGTCTTATCGCGCTTTCTCTGGGAGGGCTGCTGATACTTCTCATATTTGTTGCATTTATATCAGGCAGGATAACCAGGCCGCTCAGAAGCCTGGCAGTTGCGGCCAGGGCGATAGGCAAGGGAAATCTGGACTATGACATTCCCAGGACAAACATAAAGGATGAGGTGGGCGTCCTTACGAACGTATTTTCGGATATGTTGGAATCATTAAAAAAATACATAGTAAAACTTACTGAAACAACTTCTGCGAAAGAACGCATTGAAAACGAGTTGCAGATTGCACATGATGTTCAGATGAGCATCCTCCCAATGCTCGATTCCATACCGAAATCAAGTGAATTCGATCTGTTCGCCCTTATGTCTCCAGCCAGGGAAGTCGGCGGTGACATGTATGATTTTTTCATGAGTGATGAAAATTCATTGTGGCTTATTATTGGTGACGTCTCCGGGAAAGGAATACCTGCGGCATTTTATATGGCGCTTACGAAAACCATGCTTCACATGTCATCACTTTCGAATTCAACCCCCGGTGAAGTTCTGACAACGGTAAATAATGAAATCTGCAGGAACAACCCCTATTCAATGTTCATAACGATTTTCATAGCCCGCCTGAATCTAAGGACCGGGGTACTTCTATACTCGAATGCAGGTCATAATCCGCCCGTTATCATACATAAAAATGGCGGTCTCTCATTTATGGACGAAAGAATCGGCCCTGCCTGCGGAATGTCGCCAGGGATAAAATACGGAACCAGAAGGACCAGATTTTCAAAGGAGGCAACACTTTTCATGTTTACAGACGGCGTAACGGAAAGCATTAACGGTTCCGGATGCCTGTTTACTGATGAAAAACTTAACGAAGTTTTATTGAGTGCTGCCGACATGAGCCCGCGTGAGATTATTTCACGGACAATGCAAACGATAGAGGCTTTTGCTAAAGATATGCCGCAAAATGATGATATTACATTGCTGGCTCTTAAGTATCACGGGATGAGATCCGAAACTTCACATATAAAAAACGCCCATATCTATGTTGAAAATAAACCGGACAACATCGACAGGATCCATGCATTCATAACCGATTTCAGCAACTCATGCGGCATAAAGGAATCTATCATAAATGACCTTAATCTTATTTTCGAAGAGCTTTTCATAAACATTTGCAATTATGCATATTCAGACGGCAGAACTCACCATGTTTACCTTTCTCTGAGTTTTGACGGTGCGGAGATCACGTTTTCGATAGAGGATGACGGCATCCGGTTTGATCCTCTGGCATATATTCCGCAGCCGTATTCGGCATCCATTGAAGACATCAAGATCGGCGGCCAGGGAATCAGGCTTGTTGTAAGCCTCTCTGATTCGATCAGCTATGAGTATAAAGATGGAAAAAACATAATTACCGGGAAAAAAATTATTTGA
- a CDS encoding lipopolysaccharide kinase InaA family protein, whose translation MMTCPLSGYRIIKTGDTTIIVKEYLPENIIPASGPIGRPSSMTGRGNMRLLGDDMIVRELVHGGLFGKVTGRLFLSKSRSVRELRISNYLIGNGIRTPEIPAVRFIRSGIFYSIDVISRLVPNSIDLLTWLEKFRAEQKGEVLRFAQNNWQDNLFTTIFHETGSLVRRMHDLGVWHADLHLKNILLDEHMNPWIIDLDKALHLPVLPGFMRRMNLNRFFRSCKKWTGKGMINLLPDYRTIFLDGYNS comes from the coding sequence ATGATGACATGTCCTCTTTCCGGTTACCGGATAATAAAAACAGGCGATACAACAATCATTGTAAAAGAATATCTTCCTGAAAATATCATCCCGGCATCAGGCCCCATAGGCAGGCCGTCGTCCATGACAGGCCGGGGCAACATGCGGTTGCTGGGCGATGACATGATCGTCAGGGAGCTGGTGCACGGAGGTTTGTTCGGAAAGGTCACTGGAAGACTATTTCTCAGCAAATCAAGGAGCGTGAGAGAACTCAGGATCAGCAATTATCTGATAGGAAACGGCATACGCACACCCGAGATACCTGCCGTCAGATTTATCAGAAGCGGGATATTCTATTCAATCGATGTCATTTCCCGGCTTGTGCCTAATTCCATCGACCTCCTCACATGGCTTGAGAAATTCAGGGCCGAGCAGAAAGGAGAAGTCTTGAGGTTTGCGCAAAATAACTGGCAGGACAATCTTTTCACAACGATTTTTCATGAAACAGGCTCCCTTGTCCGCAGGATGCACGATCTGGGCGTCTGGCATGCGGACCTGCACCTTAAGAACATACTGCTGGACGAACATATGAATCCGTGGATTATCGACCTGGACAAAGCCTTGCATCTGCCCGTACTCCCGGGTTTCATGCGGCGGATGAACCTCAATCGCTTTTTCCGCTCATGCAAAAAATGGACTGGCAAGGGAATGATAAACCTGCTGCCGGATTATAGAACAATTTTCCTTGACGGATATAACAGCTGA
- the uvrB gene encoding excinuclease ABC subunit UvrB, giving the protein MNFKLVSDYKPSGDQPGAIDSLCEGIEKGVRDQVLLGVTGSGKTFTMACVIERMKRPALVIAPNKILVAQLYGEFRELFPDNAVEYFVSYYDYYQPEAYVPSRDLYIEKDSDVNEDIDKLRHRATRALFEREDCIIVASVSCIYGLGSPEAYSGMLLFLEQGREEGRDNILKKLVEIQYERGDFDFHRGSFRVRGDTIDIYPVHEEEKAVRVELFGDVIETIWEIDALKGSKIRKLSHFPIYPASHYVTPESQMKNAIATIKEELADRLDFFRSENRLVEAQRLEERTRYDLELLMETGICKGIENYSRHLTGRKEGEPPPTLMDYLPRHSLVFLDESHVGVPQLIGMYRGDHRRKATLVDYGFRLPSALDNRPLRFDEFNALVNKIIYVSATPGEYELKQTKGQFTEQVVRPTGLVDPEIEVRKASTQIDDLRAEIEKVTARGGRVLVTTLTKRMSEELTDYLVNLDVKAKYMHSDIDTLERIELVNGLREGKFDVLVGINLLREGLDLPEVELVAILDADKEGFLRSERSLVQTSGRASRNINGRVIFYADRITGSMERAMNETKRRRDKQLLYNKEHGITPKSIQKNIRDILSSIYERDYADMSAEVKTSQGTINIRQIEKTIKQLEKNMTEAARALRFEEAAEFRDEIKRLKRIRLAVED; this is encoded by the coding sequence ATGAATTTCAAGCTTGTATCAGACTATAAACCCAGCGGTGATCAGCCCGGGGCAATCGATTCCTTATGCGAAGGCATAGAAAAAGGAGTACGTGACCAGGTGCTTCTCGGCGTGACGGGTTCAGGCAAAACATTCACCATGGCCTGCGTAATAGAGCGCATGAAGAGACCTGCACTTGTTATCGCACCCAACAAGATACTGGTGGCGCAGCTATACGGTGAATTCAGGGAGCTGTTTCCAGATAACGCGGTCGAATATTTTGTAAGTTACTATGATTATTATCAGCCCGAGGCATATGTACCGTCCCGGGATCTTTATATAGAAAAGGATTCGGACGTTAACGAGGATATAGACAAGTTAAGGCACAGGGCCACACGCGCGCTTTTCGAACGCGAGGATTGCATCATCGTGGCGTCCGTTTCATGCATCTACGGCCTGGGCTCTCCGGAGGCTTATTCCGGGATGTTGCTCTTTCTTGAACAGGGCCGGGAGGAAGGCCGCGACAATATCTTGAAAAAGCTTGTCGAAATTCAATACGAAAGGGGTGATTTCGATTTTCACCGCGGTTCATTCAGAGTACGCGGCGATACGATAGACATATATCCGGTTCATGAAGAGGAAAAAGCCGTCAGGGTGGAGCTCTTCGGCGATGTCATAGAAACCATATGGGAGATCGATGCGCTCAAAGGTTCTAAAATCAGGAAGCTTTCACATTTCCCGATATATCCTGCCTCTCACTATGTCACACCGGAAAGCCAGATGAAGAATGCGATAGCCACGATCAAGGAAGAGCTTGCCGACAGGCTCGATTTCTTCAGGTCAGAAAACAGGCTGGTGGAAGCACAGAGACTTGAAGAACGCACGCGCTATGACCTCGAACTGCTTATGGAGACGGGCATATGCAAGGGAATTGAAAATTATTCCCGCCATCTTACAGGAAGGAAAGAGGGTGAACCGCCACCTACTCTCATGGATTATCTACCCAGGCACAGCCTTGTATTTCTTGATGAATCTCATGTCGGCGTCCCTCAACTGATAGGCATGTACAGAGGCGACCACAGGAGAAAAGCCACACTCGTTGACTATGGTTTCAGGCTCCCCTCCGCTCTGGACAACAGGCCGCTCAGGTTCGACGAGTTCAACGCCCTTGTTAATAAGATCATTTATGTCTCGGCAACACCCGGCGAATATGAACTCAAGCAGACAAAAGGGCAGTTTACCGAACAGGTGGTAAGGCCAACCGGGCTTGTCGATCCCGAAATAGAAGTCAGGAAGGCCTCCACTCAGATTGACGACCTTCGTGCCGAGATAGAAAAGGTAACTGCCCGCGGAGGCAGAGTCCTTGTTACAACTCTCACCAAGCGGATGTCCGAGGAGCTGACCGATTATCTCGTCAATCTCGACGTGAAAGCGAAATACATGCACTCGGACATTGACACCCTTGAAAGGATCGAACTGGTGAACGGCCTGCGCGAAGGAAAATTCGACGTGCTTGTAGGCATCAACCTCCTTCGTGAAGGGTTGGATCTTCCCGAGGTCGAGCTTGTGGCAATCCTTGATGCGGACAAGGAAGGCTTCCTGCGTTCGGAACGTTCACTGGTGCAGACTTCCGGCAGGGCCTCCAGAAACATAAACGGCCGAGTCATATTCTATGCCGACAGGATCACCGGTTCCATGGAAAGGGCCATGAACGAGACAAAGCGCCGCCGCGATAAGCAGCTTCTTTATAATAAAGAGCACGGCATAACTCCGAAGAGCATTCAGAAAAACATACGCGATATCCTTTCTTCAATTTATGAGCGCGACTATGCCGACATGAGCGCCGAGGTCAAAACATCACAGGGCACAATCAACATAAGACAGATCGAGAAGACCATAAAACAGCTGGAAAAGAATATGACCGAAGCGGCCAGAGCTCTCAGATTCGAAGAGGCGGCTGAATTCCGCGATGAAATAAAAAGATTAAAGCGCATCAGGCTTGCGGTCGAAGATTAA